A genomic segment from Pleurocapsa minor HA4230-MV1 encodes:
- a CDS encoding tyrosine-type recombinase/integrase, with product MKNHGKGQAAIWTPQIIRQMRSRFKSNAQRLIFEISLFTGERMGAIVQLLVSDVFDKNGEVLEFITFASSTRKSTKHGLANTRQVAVHSDLKFYLEAYKFDGSGYLFPSDSETGHISLRAVDKYWRAIFDELGLSGYSTHSSRRWVINSLRKSGIEIVTIAETMGMNIQTVRHYLDNDPRECRRAIATLTTVGFSERNYMRTSPLSPKTRPI from the coding sequence ATGAAAAATCACGGCAAAGGACAAGCGGCAATCTGGACACCGCAAATTATTCGTCAAATGCGATCGCGTTTTAAGTCAAATGCGCAAAGATTGATTTTTGAGATCTCGCTGTTTACTGGTGAACGAATGGGGGCAATTGTCCAGTTACTCGTGAGTGATGTATTTGATAAAAACGGTGAAGTACTTGAATTCATTACCTTTGCTAGCTCAACCCGAAAAAGCACAAAACACGGGTTGGCGAATACCCGTCAAGTAGCAGTCCATTCTGACTTAAAATTTTATCTTGAAGCTTATAAATTTGACGGATCGGGTTATTTGTTTCCCTCAGATAGTGAGACCGGCCATATCAGTTTGCGCGCGGTTGATAAGTATTGGAGAGCTATTTTTGATGAACTTGGTTTATCTGGTTACTCAACTCATTCTTCGCGCCGTTGGGTGATTAATAGCTTGAGAAAGTCAGGGATTGAAATTGTCACTATTGCTGAAACCATGGGCATGAACATTCAGACCGTGAGACATTATCTCGATAACGATCCGCGCGAATGTAGACGCGCGATCGCCACTCTGACTACGGTCGGCTTTTCGGAGAGAAACTACATGCGGACAAGTCCTTTGTCACCGAAAACGCGACCTATTTAG
- the folK gene encoding 2-amino-4-hydroxy-6-hydroxymethyldihydropteridine diphosphokinase: protein MTECAIALGSNQGDSLSILESSLNALNQIPGIKLKTTSRWYQTKPVGTDETQSDYLNGCALLSAAQTPEELLAILQATEIQFGRTSKGDLQPRTLDLDLLLYGDLVLNTPTLTLPHPRMTERAFVLVPLAEIAADWIEPVSGTKIAKLLRNVDTSGVQPFVTI from the coding sequence ATGACAGAATGCGCGATCGCTTTAGGTAGTAATCAGGGAGATTCTTTAAGTATCTTAGAAAGTTCTCTCAATGCCCTCAATCAAATTCCTGGAATCAAGCTGAAGACAACTTCCCGTTGGTATCAAACCAAACCTGTTGGCACTGATGAAACTCAGTCTGACTATCTCAACGGCTGTGCTTTATTATCTGCTGCGCAAACTCCAGAGGAATTATTAGCTATTTTGCAAGCTACGGAAATACAGTTTGGGAGAACCAGTAAAGGAGATCTTCAACCCCGTACTTTGGATCTAGATTTATTGCTATATGGAGATTTAGTTCTTAATACTCCAACCTTAACTTTGCCTCATCCACGGATGACAGAAAGAGCATTTGTCTTAGTACCCCTGGCGGAAATTGCTGCTGACTGGATTGAACCAGTATCGGGAACCAAGATTGCTAAATTACTGAGAAACGTTGACACTTCTGGAGTACAGCCATTCGTTACGATTTAG
- the queC gene encoding 7-cyano-7-deazaguanine synthase QueC, translating into MNKAVVLLSGGLDSATTAAIAIAEGYQVIALSFRYGQRHEKELVAAKKIAEALGIKEHFISEIDLAQWGGSSLTDQSMPIPQEGLEPDIIPSTYVPGRNTVFMAIALSLAEAKNAQAIYLGINAVDYSGYPDCRPEYLAAYQKLANLSSKAGVEGNAPQLIAPLVKDSKLDIVRRALELNVPIADTWSCYQGGETPCGLCDSCRIRDRALIEAGRSDLTSDKIRQ; encoded by the coding sequence ATGAACAAAGCAGTAGTCTTACTTTCTGGAGGATTGGATTCCGCCACTACAGCAGCGATCGCGATCGCCGAAGGGTATCAGGTTATTGCGCTTTCTTTCCGCTATGGTCAAAGACACGAAAAGGAGTTAGTAGCTGCCAAAAAGATAGCTGAAGCCTTGGGAATTAAAGAACACTTTATCAGCGAAATCGATCTAGCTCAGTGGGGTGGATCTTCCCTGACGGATCAGTCTATGCCCATTCCTCAAGAGGGTTTAGAGCCTGATATTATTCCTTCTACTTATGTACCAGGACGCAATACGGTTTTTATGGCGATCGCTCTTTCCCTCGCCGAAGCGAAAAACGCCCAAGCGATTTATCTGGGAATTAATGCCGTAGACTATTCTGGTTATCCCGATTGTCGTCCTGAATATTTAGCAGCCTATCAAAAGCTGGCTAATCTCTCATCTAAAGCAGGAGTAGAAGGTAATGCCCCTCAGTTAATTGCACCTTTAGTAAAAGATTCCAAGCTGGATATCGTTCGTCGTGCTTTGGAGTTAAATGTTCCCATCGCCGATACTTGGTCTTGTTATCAGGGTGGTGAAACACCTTGTGGATTATGTGATTCTTGTCGAATACGCGATCGCGCTTTAATTGAAGCAGGAAGATCGGATCTCACTAGCGACAAGATAAGGCAATAG
- a CDS encoding transposase yields the protein MSKLTARRIGIFNRKQIKDYFALNPDWISAVALSKLIERPHCRHLVKVGYLSEELIKVSYLNKNSDGQSPRKAHRKIIHYHEFPEVARQSMKISKIKGYTPLIYWLAIGIKNTRYDNKYKLSVAPELGIAITDYTRDHAQTIIALELRITQTLSAIASCLNLPEFDVYNAVFNRFGFGLNVRALLLFNLYPFEKLLVDGKPWVEYERQGLKLQKRPRSLRKFQAFCGLSYSYKQSGDKVKRKFHGNGIIRSHLYIWAVCTLSRTKNIKHNALRQELSDRYQELRKSVKGKDALTRILFKLTRMLFYEFVKELRQVE from the coding sequence ATGAGCAAATTGACTGCACGAAGGATAGGCATTTTTAACCGTAAGCAAATTAAAGATTATTTTGCTTTAAATCCAGATTGGATTAGTGCTGTGGCTTTATCTAAACTGATCGAGCGACCTCATTGCCGACACTTGGTTAAGGTCGGCTACTTGTCAGAAGAATTAATCAAGGTTAGCTACTTAAACAAGAATAGCGATGGGCAAAGCCCGCGCAAAGCGCATCGCAAAATAATTCACTATCATGAGTTCCCCGAAGTAGCACGACAATCGATGAAAATATCCAAAATCAAGGGATATACGCCATTGATTTACTGGCTAGCTATAGGCATCAAAAACACTCGTTACGACAATAAGTACAAGCTATCAGTAGCGCCAGAATTAGGCATTGCCATTACTGATTACACCCGTGACCATGCTCAAACCATCATTGCTTTAGAGTTACGAATTACCCAAACCCTCAGCGCGATCGCATCTTGCCTCAACCTACCAGAATTCGATGTTTATAATGCCGTGTTTAACCGCTTTGGATTTGGGCTAAACGTTAGAGCATTATTACTTTTCAACCTTTATCCGTTTGAAAAATTATTAGTTGATGGTAAACCTTGGGTAGAATATGAACGCCAAGGCTTGAAACTACAAAAACGCCCTCGTTCCCTGCGTAAGTTTCAAGCTTTTTGCGGTCTATCCTACAGCTACAAACAATCAGGAGACAAGGTTAAACGTAAGTTTCACGGCAACGGTATAATTCGCTCCCATCTTTATATCTGGGCAGTTTGCACTCTTTCCCGCACCAAAAATATCAAACATAATGCCTTAAGACAGGAATTAAGCGATCGCTATCAAGAACTGAGAAAATCAGTCAAGGGTAAAGACGCGCTAACTAGAATTCTATTTAAGTTAACTCGGATGTTGTTTTACGAGTTTGTGAAGGAACTTCGACAAGTAGAATAG
- a CDS encoding aminotransferase class V-fold PLP-dependent enzyme yields the protein MDRRPIYLDAHSTTPMDRRVLEEMLPYFTESFGNPSSNTHVYGWEANAAVKNAREAIAQIINATPEEIVFTSGATEANNLAIKGVAEAYFNQGKHIITVATEHRAVLDPCAYLETLGFEVTYLTVQSNGILDLTKLEAAIREDTILVSVMAANNEIGVLQPLAEIGELCHDRGVLFHTDAAQAIAKIPLDVAAMKIDLMSLTAHKVYGPKGIGALYVRRRDPRVKLASQIQGGGQERGRRSGTLYTPQIVGFAKALEIGVKSMKSESERLMQLKKQLWSIFEPLDGIYLNGDFTHSLPNNLNLSIEGVNGSALLLALQPLVAVSSGSACSAESTAPSHVLTALGRDEKLAHASLRFGIGRFNTPEEIATVGETAIATIKSLRQAN from the coding sequence ATGGATCGTCGTCCAATCTATCTTGATGCTCACTCTACTACCCCAATGGATCGGCGGGTACTAGAAGAGATGTTGCCTTACTTTACCGAGAGTTTTGGTAATCCTTCGAGTAATACTCATGTTTATGGCTGGGAAGCCAATGCTGCCGTAAAAAATGCCAGAGAAGCGATCGCCCAGATCATCAACGCCACGCCTGAAGAAATTGTCTTTACTAGTGGGGCAACGGAAGCCAATAATTTAGCGATTAAAGGGGTTGCCGAAGCTTATTTTAATCAAGGTAAACATATCATTACTGTCGCTACCGAACATCGGGCGGTACTCGATCCCTGTGCTTATTTAGAAACTTTGGGTTTTGAAGTTACCTATCTGACTGTGCAGTCTAACGGTATTTTGGATTTGACTAAGCTAGAAGCAGCCATCCGCGAGGATACGATTTTGGTTTCAGTTATGGCAGCCAATAACGAAATTGGTGTGCTGCAACCTTTAGCCGAAATAGGCGAACTTTGCCACGATCGCGGAGTATTATTTCATACCGATGCTGCCCAAGCGATCGCCAAAATTCCTTTAGACGTGGCAGCAATGAAGATTGATTTGATGTCCTTAACTGCTCATAAAGTATATGGGCCAAAAGGAATCGGCGCTTTATATGTGCGTCGTCGCGACCCCAGAGTTAAGTTAGCTTCCCAGATTCAAGGAGGCGGACAAGAAAGAGGTAGGCGATCGGGTACTCTCTATACCCCACAGATAGTCGGCTTTGCTAAAGCTCTCGAAATTGGGGTGAAATCCATGAAAAGTGAATCAGAGCGTTTAATGCAGCTTAAAAAACAACTCTGGTCGATATTTGAACCTCTAGACGGTATTTATTTAAACGGCGATTTTACTCATAGCCTGCCGAATAATCTTAATTTGAGTATTGAAGGGGTCAACGGTTCGGCTTTATTATTAGCCTTACAGCCATTAGTAGCAGTGTCTTCTGGTTCGGCTTGTTCTGCTGAATCTACTGCACCTTCCCATGTTTTAACTGCTTTAGGTAGAGATGAAAAACTAGCCCATGCTTCTCTGCGGTTTGGCATTGGTCGGTTTAATACCCCAGAAGAAATTGCCACGGTGGGAGAAACAGCGATCGCCACGATTAAATCCTTACGTCAAGCTAATTAA
- a CDS encoding NAD(P)H-quinone oxidoreductase subunit H, which yields MAQIETRTEPMILNMGPHHPSMHGVLRLIVTLDGEDVIDCEPVIGYLHRGMEKIAENRTSVMYVPYVSRWDYAAGMFNEAITVNAPEKLAGIEVPKRAQYIRVIMLELNRIANHLLWLGPFMADVGAQTPFFYIFRERELIYDLWEAATGQRLINNNYFRIGGVSVDLPYGWLDKCEDFCNYFDPKVDEYEKLITNNPIFRRRVEGVGTISRAQAINWGLSGPMLRASGVKWDLRKVDHYECYDDFDWDVQWETAGDCFARYLVRVREMREAIKIIRQALKGIPGGAYENLEAQRMAEGRKSKWNDFEYQYVAKKVAPTFKIPAGEHYVRLETGKGELGIFIVGNDNVFPWRWKIRAPDFNNLQILPELLKGVKLADIMPILGSIDIIMGSVDR from the coding sequence ATGGCACAGATAGAAACTAGAACCGAACCCATGATTCTCAACATGGGGCCTCATCATCCTTCAATGCACGGTGTTTTGCGCCTCATTGTTACGCTTGATGGGGAAGATGTAATCGATTGTGAACCTGTAATCGGTTATCTTCATCGAGGCATGGAGAAAATTGCGGAAAATCGCACCAGCGTTATGTACGTCCCCTATGTAAGCCGTTGGGACTATGCAGCAGGCATGTTTAATGAAGCCATTACCGTAAATGCCCCTGAAAAGTTGGCGGGTATTGAAGTGCCAAAACGCGCTCAATATATCCGCGTCATCATGCTGGAGTTAAACCGCATTGCCAATCATTTATTATGGCTTGGCCCATTTATGGCAGATGTGGGCGCACAAACTCCCTTCTTCTACATTTTTCGTGAACGAGAGCTAATTTATGACCTTTGGGAAGCAGCCACTGGACAACGGTTAATTAACAATAACTATTTCCGTATTGGTGGTGTATCGGTCGATCTGCCCTACGGTTGGCTTGACAAGTGTGAAGATTTTTGTAATTATTTCGACCCAAAAGTTGATGAATATGAAAAACTGATTACTAACAACCCCATTTTCCGTCGTCGGGTGGAAGGAGTCGGCACAATTTCTCGCGCTCAAGCCATTAACTGGGGCTTATCAGGGCCAATGCTACGGGCTTCTGGAGTTAAATGGGATTTGCGCAAAGTAGACCACTACGAATGCTATGACGACTTTGACTGGGATGTCCAGTGGGAAACGGCGGGCGATTGTTTTGCTCGTTACCTAGTGCGGGTTCGTGAAATGCGCGAAGCGATCAAAATTATCCGTCAGGCATTAAAAGGTATTCCTGGTGGCGCTTACGAAAACCTCGAAGCACAACGGATGGCTGAAGGGCGTAAATCAAAGTGGAATGATTTTGAATATCAGTATGTCGCCAAAAAAGTTGCCCCCACCTTTAAAATCCCCGCAGGCGAACACTACGTTCGATTGGAAACTGGCAAGGGTGAACTAGGTATCTTTATCGTCGGGAATGATAATGTCTTCCCCTGGCGTTGGAAAATCCGCGCCCCTGACTTTAACAATCTACAGATTTTACCTGAACTATTGAAAGGCGTTAAGTTGGCGGATATTATGCCTATTCTCGGCAGCATCGACATCATTATGGGGTCAGTAGATCGCTAG
- a CDS encoding tetratricopeptide repeat protein produces the protein MHLPGTIIDNQYQIIQKLGWSEREKTYLAKNLQATVDAKCIIKQLDFDSENEANWYIIQQYLFREATVIKRLGDHPQIPQLQHYFSQGQQFYLVREYIDGDNLEQEVERKKFDEAEVIYLIQDGLRILDFIHKTNVMHRDIQPIHIVKRKQDNVHVLINFGALRKIEAQEINLKGELILNRAIDNLAYAAPEQKIGEFYFSSDIYALARSAVYALTRRSPLELEQAKIDWRSQCQISSKFETILMKMMSPIVENRYQSALEVLQDLRPLLKIKQLVGGRYLITGYLGGNEGVETYLANNLRRQYQSPCLIKQIELPQSDDHNKFQLEGNFIEELSVLERLGYHEQIPQLRDHFEENDEFYLVQEYIQGKSLTQKIAQQNLSTAQIIQIFESTLSVLQFIHQNRLIHRNIKPSNLIIRELDQQVIITDFGILHEIKTRPNLLLDSRTFERQNYWPPEQAAGRPTISSDLYAVGMTVIEALTGTKPATFTREQTGKLLWEQNLTLDRRLIRIIDKLIQLDLGQRYQSAEKVLSDLRKINSYGSWNYQPTKIKLQDSKTANQQRRSRSSRRSRRSILPLLIGLLGVICLLGSIEFTFPTVRPLYYWYQGQKLLPKQPQAALDRFTQATNLKAQNWRAWLGRGDALASMERYPDALEAYTEATELNPDFSAGWQKRGDVLFHLDKFTEAIAAYNQALELEPESATIYNRKGQALFELQQYEAALVMQDAALERNQLNPQFLSDRAQVLFQLGQYNKALAIFNQVQAIQPNSFQLWQDKFLVLKALNRSQEAEKVRREVNNKYIQIIQQQPQDISAWIAQGDFFAETQMYNKAVEAYNQAIKLMPDNYAAWLGKGKALTQLGQSANALAAIDRTLQILPESYKAWQGKGLISQRQNNLPGAIANYDQAIKINDSIPSLWRDRAIVLNQQEKYTQAVESLTKASELSPYDVQIWQELASAWSALGNDNQAIVAIDRGLKFYPQNLALWNLKGLIQTNNAQYNQACQTYRDSRAIAGESMIILDSMRQLGCRLN, from the coding sequence ATGCACCTGCCAGGCACTATTATTGATAATCAATATCAGATTATTCAAAAGTTAGGTTGGTCAGAAAGGGAAAAAACCTATCTGGCAAAAAATTTACAGGCTACGGTCGATGCCAAGTGCATCATCAAACAGTTGGACTTTGACAGTGAAAATGAAGCCAATTGGTACATTATCCAACAATATTTGTTTAGGGAAGCGACAGTCATCAAAAGACTGGGGGATCATCCTCAAATTCCTCAGCTACAACATTACTTTAGCCAGGGTCAACAGTTTTATCTTGTTCGTGAATATATTGATGGTGATAATCTCGAACAAGAAGTTGAACGGAAAAAATTTGACGAAGCTGAGGTAATTTACTTAATTCAAGATGGATTACGCATTTTGGACTTTATTCACAAAACTAATGTGATGCATCGTGATATTCAGCCAATTCACATAGTTAAACGCAAGCAGGATAATGTCCATGTCTTAATTAATTTTGGCGCACTGCGTAAAATTGAAGCCCAGGAAATTAATCTCAAGGGAGAGCTAATTTTAAATCGAGCCATTGACAACTTAGCTTATGCAGCTCCAGAACAAAAAATAGGAGAATTTTACTTTAGCAGTGATATTTATGCTCTGGCTAGAAGTGCCGTCTATGCTTTAACTAGGCGATCGCCTTTGGAACTAGAGCAAGCTAAGATTGACTGGCGATCGCAATGTCAGATTAGCAGTAAATTCGAGACAATTCTGATGAAGATGATGTCGCCGATAGTAGAAAATCGCTATCAGTCTGCTTTAGAGGTGCTGCAAGATTTACGACCATTGCTCAAAATTAAACAGTTAGTGGGTGGTCGCTATTTAATTACAGGTTATCTAGGAGGCAACGAGGGAGTTGAGACCTATTTGGCTAATAATCTACGCCGTCAATATCAATCTCCTTGTTTAATCAAACAAATTGAACTACCCCAGAGCGATGATCACAACAAGTTTCAGCTTGAAGGCAATTTTATCGAAGAATTATCTGTTTTAGAAAGGTTAGGATATCACGAGCAAATTCCTCAGCTACGGGATCATTTTGAAGAGAATGATGAATTTTACCTAGTTCAAGAATATATTCAAGGAAAAAGCCTGACACAGAAAATAGCCCAGCAAAATCTTTCTACTGCTCAAATAATTCAGATTTTCGAGAGTACTTTATCTGTTCTCCAGTTTATTCATCAAAATCGTCTCATTCACCGCAACATTAAACCGTCAAATTTAATTATTCGCGAACTCGATCAGCAGGTGATCATCACTGATTTTGGTATTTTGCATGAAATCAAAACCCGACCCAATCTTTTGCTAGATAGTCGCACTTTTGAGCGACAAAATTATTGGCCACCTGAACAGGCTGCGGGAAGACCAACGATTAGCAGCGATCTTTACGCTGTGGGTATGACTGTAATTGAGGCATTAACAGGAACTAAGCCAGCGACCTTTACTAGAGAACAGACTGGTAAGCTGTTATGGGAGCAAAACTTGACTCTAGACCGTCGTTTAATTAGAATCATCGATAAATTGATTCAGTTAGATTTAGGTCAACGATATCAGTCAGCGGAAAAAGTTCTTAGTGACTTGAGAAAAATCAACAGTTATGGAAGTTGGAATTATCAGCCAACTAAAATTAAACTTCAGGATTCTAAGACTGCTAATCAACAGAGAAGATCCAGAAGCTCTAGGAGATCTAGAAGATCGATTTTGCCACTGCTTATTGGTCTTTTAGGTGTTATTTGTTTACTGGGCAGTATTGAATTTACTTTTCCTACTGTTAGACCTCTTTATTATTGGTATCAGGGTCAGAAACTATTGCCCAAACAACCCCAGGCTGCTCTCGATCGCTTTACTCAAGCAACTAATCTCAAAGCTCAGAATTGGCGGGCGTGGTTAGGTAGGGGAGATGCTCTAGCATCTATGGAACGCTATCCCGATGCTCTAGAAGCTTATACCGAAGCGACAGAACTAAATCCTGACTTTAGTGCGGGTTGGCAAAAGCGAGGCGATGTTTTATTCCACCTAGATAAGTTTACGGAAGCGATCGCCGCTTATAATCAAGCTTTAGAGTTAGAGCCAGAATCAGCCACAATCTATAATCGCAAAGGACAGGCTTTATTTGAACTACAACAATATGAGGCTGCCTTAGTCATGCAGGATGCAGCATTAGAACGCAACCAACTAAACCCACAGTTTTTAAGCGATCGCGCCCAGGTATTATTTCAGCTAGGTCAATATAACAAGGCACTGGCTATATTTAATCAAGTTCAGGCAATTCAACCTAACAGTTTTCAATTATGGCAAGATAAGTTTCTCGTTTTAAAGGCTTTAAATCGTTCTCAAGAAGCAGAGAAGGTTCGGCGAGAAGTGAATAACAAATACATTCAAATCATTCAACAGCAGCCCCAGGACATATCAGCTTGGATTGCTCAAGGAGATTTTTTTGCCGAGACTCAGATGTACAACAAGGCAGTTGAAGCTTATAACCAGGCGATTAAATTAATGCCCGATAATTATGCAGCCTGGCTGGGTAAGGGCAAAGCTTTAACCCAACTGGGTCAGTCGGCAAATGCATTGGCTGCTATAGACCGCACTCTCCAAATTCTGCCTGAATCTTATAAAGCTTGGCAGGGTAAAGGTTTGATTTCCCAACGGCAAAATAATCTACCTGGCGCGATCGCCAATTACGATCAAGCGATCAAAATTAATGATAGTATCCCCTCTTTGTGGCGCGATCGCGCTATTGTCTTAAATCAGCAAGAAAAATATACTCAAGCTGTTGAATCTTTAACCAAGGCTAGCGAACTTAGCCCCTACGATGTGCAAATTTGGCAGGAGTTAGCATCCGCCTGGTCAGCATTAGGCAATGATAATCAAGCTATTGTGGCGATCGATCGGGGACTAAAATTCTATCCCCAAAATTTAGCTTTATGGAATTTAAAAGGTCTGATTCAAACCAACAATGCTCAGTATAACCAAGCCTGTCAAACATATCGTGATTCACGTGCGATCGCTGGCGAATCAATGATCATTCTGGATTCAATGAGACAGTTGGGATGCCGTTTAAACTAA
- a CDS encoding bifunctional folylpolyglutamate synthase/dihydrofolate synthase, with translation MVVKENRISTLLDPFQRFGVHLGLDRIKKLLADLGNPQDRVPIIHVAGSNGKGSVCAYLSSILTEAGYRVGRYTSPHLVDWTERIQINEQAIANNALVEILQEIQSAIAIDTESPTQFEVITAAAWLYFARSQVDLAVIEVGLGGRLDATNVKDSSLVSVITSLSREHWQRLGPTLADIAREKAGVIKANCPVVVGQLPLSAKEVVQAKAEELNAPMTIVEPATEVKITGSNQTTWAKYQDLQYPLPLLGQVQLSNSAIAIATIKILQQQGWHIPELAIQTGINKTRWRGRLQWTTWNDRPLLIDGAHNPAAAIALRQYVDTLNKPVIWVMGMLSTKDHEDIFEALLRPNDEVHLVPVPGHSSANPEELAILAIQVCPRLNNCQTHQDVTQALDMAIAQSDRDPDRLTVLCGSLYLIGSISCLKQNV, from the coding sequence ATGGTAGTTAAAGAAAACAGGATTAGCACTCTTCTAGATCCTTTTCAGCGTTTCGGCGTTCACCTCGGTTTAGACCGAATTAAAAAGCTACTGGCAGACTTGGGTAATCCTCAGGATCGAGTACCGATTATTCATGTGGCAGGAAGTAATGGCAAGGGTTCAGTCTGCGCCTATCTCTCCTCGATCTTAACTGAAGCAGGTTATCGAGTCGGACGCTACACCTCACCGCATTTAGTCGATTGGACAGAACGAATTCAAATTAACGAACAGGCGATCGCCAATAATGCTTTAGTAGAAATATTACAAGAAATCCAGTCAGCGATCGCGATTGATACCGAAAGTCCGACCCAATTTGAAGTAATTACCGCAGCAGCCTGGCTCTATTTTGCGCGATCGCAAGTCGATCTGGCAGTAATCGAAGTGGGGTTGGGTGGCAGGCTTGATGCTACTAACGTTAAGGATAGTAGTTTGGTTAGCGTGATTACCTCCTTAAGTAGAGAACATTGGCAACGTTTAGGCCCGACTCTAGCTGATATTGCCCGAGAGAAAGCAGGGGTGATTAAGGCTAATTGCCCTGTAGTCGTCGGTCAACTTCCTTTATCGGCCAAAGAAGTAGTTCAAGCCAAGGCAGAAGAATTAAACGCACCCATGACCATAGTTGAACCCGCTACCGAGGTTAAAATTACTGGATCTAACCAAACTACCTGGGCAAAGTACCAAGATTTGCAATATCCTCTCCCTCTATTGGGTCAAGTCCAGTTGAGTAATTCGGCGATCGCCATCGCCACCATCAAAATTTTACAACAACAGGGATGGCACATTCCCGAACTAGCAATTCAAACGGGTATCAATAAAACTCGTTGGCGAGGAAGATTGCAGTGGACAACTTGGAACGATCGTCCTTTGTTAATTGACGGCGCTCACAATCCCGCAGCAGCGATCGCCTTACGACAGTATGTAGACACCCTCAATAAGCCTGTTATCTGGGTGATGGGGATGTTATCTACCAAAGATCACGAAGACATTTTTGAGGCGCTGTTAAGGCCCAATGATGAAGTACACTTAGTTCCCGTGCCAGGTCACAGTAGCGCCAATCCTGAAGAATTAGCTATTTTGGCAATTCAAGTTTGCCCTCGTCTCAACAATTGCCAAACCCATCAGGATGTTACTCAGGCATTGGATATGGCGATCGCTCAATCTGATCGAGATCCAGACCGATTAACTGTTTTATGTGGCTCTTTGTATCTTATTGGTAGCATTAGTTGTTTAAAACAGAATGTTTAA
- a CDS encoding FAD-binding oxidoreductase has translation MNTSTNTNIDYQAIALELKGIEITSDRERLTKLSLDYYHFSPILQEQLQDKRGDLAVFPTTEAEVLQIAQVCVQNKIPLTVRGAGTGNYGQCIPLQGGIILDTSKMNQIISLKPGIACVQPGVRMAAFDKQAREIGWELRMAPSTYRTASIGGFIGGGSVGMGSINYGQISDRGNLRRVRLVTMEDQPRVIELQGDEVQNVLHAYGTTGIITELEIPLAPAYPWQEAIAIFADFMTAAKFGQALSDSNGIVKKLVSIHAAPISRYFTALQSYIPEGKPCALLMVSQFDFAAFQDLVKEYKGAITYSHPASTLKANSLLEFTWNHTTLLARSCDRNLTYLQTFYFTLERLEKLYQQGEEDEIMLHLEFLRVGGKAVPAGLQLIRYSTEARLNQIISTHESQGAFIANPHVYTIEDGGNKQIDPQKVAFKQQVDPYGLLNPGKMRGY, from the coding sequence ATGAATACAAGTACAAATACAAATATCGACTACCAAGCGATCGCTCTGGAACTAAAGGGAATTGAAATTACAAGCGATCGCGAGCGATTAACTAAATTATCTTTAGATTATTATCATTTCAGCCCAATTCTCCAAGAGCAATTACAAGATAAACGCGGAGATCTAGCCGTATTTCCCACGACAGAAGCCGAAGTGCTGCAAATTGCCCAAGTCTGCGTGCAAAACAAGATTCCGCTCACGGTAAGAGGTGCGGGGACAGGGAATTATGGTCAATGTATCCCGTTGCAGGGCGGTATAATTCTCGATACTTCCAAAATGAATCAGATTATTAGCCTTAAACCTGGTATAGCCTGTGTGCAGCCAGGAGTGAGAATGGCAGCCTTTGATAAACAAGCTAGAGAAATCGGCTGGGAGTTACGCATGGCTCCTTCTACCTATCGTACCGCTAGTATTGGGGGCTTTATTGGTGGTGGGAGCGTGGGTATGGGTTCGATCAATTACGGACAAATTAGCGATCGCGGTAATCTCCGTCGAGTTCGTCTTGTAACTATGGAGGATCAACCTAGAGTTATAGAATTACAGGGAGATGAGGTACAAAATGTACTTCATGCCTATGGTACAACAGGCATCATTACCGAATTAGAAATCCCTCTCGCTCCTGCTTATCCTTGGCAAGAAGCGATCGCCATTTTTGCTGATTTTATGACTGCTGCCAAGTTTGGACAGGCTTTAAGTGACAGCAACGGTATTGTCAAAAAGCTGGTTAGTATTCATGCTGCACCTATTTCACGCTACTTCACGGCGTTGCAAAGCTATATTCCCGAAGGCAAACCTTGCGCTCTGTTGATGGTTTCTCAATTTGATTTTGCCGCTTTTCAGGATTTAGTTAAAGAGTACAAAGGAGCAATAACCTATAGTCATCCAGCTTCAACGCTCAAAGCCAATAGCCTACTAGAATTTACCTGGAATCATACAACTCTTCTTGCTCGAAGCTGCGATCGCAATTTAACCTACCTGCAAACTTTTTATTTCACCCTCGAAAGACTAGAAAAACTCTATCAACAGGGGGAGGAAGATGAAATTATGCTTCACCTAGAATTTTTGCGTGTAGGAGGGAAGGCTGTACCTGCGGGTTTACAGCTAATTCGCTACAGCACTGAAGCAAGACTAAATCAGATCATTAGTACTCATGAATCCCAAGGTGCGTTCATCGCTAATCCTCATGTCTACACCATTGAAGATGGTGGTAATAAACAAATCGATCCGCAAAAAGTAGCATTCAAACAGCAAGTCGATCCTTATGGCTTATTGAACCCTGGCAAAATGAGAGGCTATTAA